A genomic segment from Halobaculum sp. MBLA0147 encodes:
- a CDS encoding VWA domain-containing protein → MSTNLQPSRATEKLQPSPTELRSGSERRRKLQTYVEGLLPADVRANVDVELHEQIPTAAVVPTSDDAVTHAENGLPEEAARQLDTDTDADFKIIITAREIPLENTPFDDQATVDRAFQFGAALHEVLHILKTASGRQAELVDDQVADQHQPYVNRLLNLIEDSAIEYEAREIDDFTETAGNRLTLTQSILRESVDTVNPDDPITLGFRRAIDEALLDMLLFNRGKFRALMNPSDDRVQFQNADVRTAFLAISKELASFAREVRTYRSVGDGVHDHDKTASIDRAQAVIDFFQGTIKPRLEDLSDTTDSESHQQQTQSPQSHQDAHESVTQQATDRPTVIEPDTSDTAETDESDADDQESADSEDVATDTSAAESGRDGDASASIASDQSDQSAAGSDGAAQARDTTEGDGSDPSGDRSSEQEADRGDSKSETAQTPADSGTDPTDASPDQDSQSESGSQQASLTAFNADASDSDADTRDNQESADSASTSEAGSESDSQSDTPDHQDGDADSDESGSASADQARESSPQPDTEATSEAPDAGDDDHTSDEKAPNESSAADSESAQDTTPAHDATPSDVDLSHDADAVDREQDRAAPALSRVEDEISRLDAELDRDEHADLSNGQGGYGDIEEISVLPEPPRTTGTVPSWDEIQQEKDRVADRLANALRLSQPDDTRRGVSTGTLDTTAVHKVGTGQTGIFARDMPGEDKEYVLTLVLDRSGSMGGRTNSLIGTAVRAVGLFAAAAEELAMDVAIIDFYDEEARLIKPVATDLEYVHDRLLTDETSGGTPLSDALELAVAHTRSQQKEPLVVSVTDGAPASNSDCIDVIKSARLPVAGIRIGAEAADDRLAEAFVEHTCLPSGDNLVDTLDRFAASLTGL, encoded by the coding sequence ATGAGTACCAACCTCCAGCCGTCGCGAGCGACGGAGAAACTCCAGCCGTCCCCGACGGAGCTCCGGTCAGGCAGCGAGCGTCGCCGCAAGCTGCAGACCTACGTTGAGGGACTGCTCCCGGCCGACGTGAGGGCCAACGTCGACGTTGAACTCCACGAGCAAATCCCGACGGCCGCGGTCGTCCCAACGAGCGACGACGCCGTCACCCATGCTGAAAACGGGCTCCCAGAGGAGGCCGCCCGCCAACTCGACACGGACACCGACGCCGATTTCAAGATCATCATCACCGCTCGTGAGATTCCACTCGAGAATACGCCTTTCGACGATCAGGCCACCGTCGACCGTGCGTTCCAGTTCGGCGCTGCACTCCACGAAGTCCTCCACATCCTCAAAACCGCGAGCGGCCGCCAAGCCGAACTCGTCGACGATCAGGTAGCCGACCAGCACCAACCATACGTCAACCGCCTGCTAAACCTGATCGAGGACAGCGCCATCGAATACGAAGCCCGCGAGATCGACGACTTCACCGAAACCGCCGGCAATCGCCTTACGCTTACACAGTCGATTCTCCGGGAGTCTGTCGACACTGTCAATCCAGATGATCCGATCACGCTCGGGTTCCGTCGCGCCATCGACGAGGCACTCCTCGATATGCTCCTGTTCAATAGGGGGAAATTCCGGGCACTGATGAACCCGAGCGACGACCGCGTTCAGTTCCAGAACGCGGACGTTCGAACGGCGTTTCTCGCCATCTCGAAGGAACTCGCCAGCTTCGCACGAGAGGTCCGTACCTACCGGTCCGTCGGGGACGGCGTCCACGACCACGACAAGACGGCGTCGATTGACCGCGCACAGGCCGTGATCGACTTCTTCCAAGGCACCATCAAGCCACGGCTCGAAGACCTCAGCGACACCACTGACTCAGAAAGTCACCAACAACAGACACAATCGCCACAGTCACACCAGGACGCGCACGAGTCGGTGACACAGCAGGCAACCGACCGGCCGACCGTGATCGAGCCGGACACATCCGACACCGCCGAGACTGACGAAAGCGACGCCGATGATCAGGAGAGTGCTGATTCGGAAGACGTGGCGACCGACACGTCTGCGGCAGAGAGCGGTCGCGACGGCGACGCGAGCGCGTCCATCGCGTCCGACCAGTCCGACCAGTCTGCGGCAGGTAGCGACGGTGCAGCACAGGCACGCGACACCACAGAAGGCGACGGTAGCGACCCCAGTGGCGACCGGTCGAGTGAACAGGAGGCCGACCGCGGCGACAGCAAGAGCGAAACGGCACAGACACCTGCTGATAGCGGCACAGACCCGACCGACGCGTCACCCGACCAGGACTCCCAAAGTGAGTCTGGAAGCCAGCAGGCGTCGCTCACGGCGTTCAACGCTGACGCCAGTGACTCCGATGCCGACACCCGCGACAACCAGGAGAGTGCTGACAGTGCGTCCACCAGTGAAGCAGGCAGTGAGTCGGACAGCCAGTCTGACACACCTGATCACCAAGATGGCGACGCCGACAGCGATGAGTCTGGGTCGGCGTCCGCGGATCAGGCAAGAGAGTCGTCACCACAGCCCGACACAGAGGCGACAAGTGAAGCCCCCGACGCAGGTGACGACGACCACACGTCCGACGAGAAAGCGCCCAACGAGTCGAGCGCAGCGGACTCCGAGTCGGCTCAAGACACGACTCCAGCACACGACGCGACGCCGAGCGACGTGGACCTCTCACACGACGCCGACGCTGTCGACCGCGAACAGGATCGAGCGGCACCGGCACTGAGCCGCGTGGAAGACGAGATCAGCCGGCTCGACGCTGAACTGGACCGCGACGAACACGCCGACCTCTCGAACGGGCAAGGCGGCTACGGCGACATTGAGGAGATTTCAGTCCTCCCGGAGCCACCGCGTACCACTGGCACAGTCCCCTCCTGGGACGAGATCCAGCAAGAGAAGGATCGCGTCGCCGACCGGCTCGCCAACGCGCTCCGACTCTCACAACCAGACGACACTCGTCGCGGCGTATCGACAGGAACACTCGACACGACGGCAGTCCACAAAGTCGGCACCGGACAAACCGGCATCTTCGCGAGAGATATGCCGGGCGAGGACAAAGAGTACGTCCTCACGCTGGTTCTTGACCGCAGTGGCTCAATGGGGGGCAGAACCAACAGCCTGATCGGCACGGCAGTGCGCGCTGTCGGGCTCTTCGCAGCCGCCGCAGAGGAACTCGCGATGGACGTCGCGATCATCGACTTCTACGACGAGGAGGCCCGGCTCATCAAGCCTGTCGCGACCGATCTCGAGTACGTTCACGACCGCCTTCTCACCGACGAGACAAGTGGTGGAACGCCGCTCTCGGACGCGCTCGAACTCGCAGTCGCGCACACACGAAGCCAGCAGAAAGAACCACTCGTCGTCTCCGTGACCGACGGAGCGCCAGCAAGCAACAGCGACTGCATCGATGTCATCAAATCCGCACGGCTCCCGGTCGCCGGCATCCGCATTGGTGCCGAAGCAGCCGATGACCGCCTTGCAGAGGCGTTCGTCGAACACACGTGCCTTCCATCGGGGGACAACCTCGTCGACACGCTCGACCGATTTGCGGCCAGTCTGACCGGCCTCTGA